The following coding sequences lie in one Amycolatopsis cihanbeyliensis genomic window:
- a CDS encoding DUF5753 domain-containing protein yields the protein MWTRTSPVLSRRRLGARLKRLRERRRMSVEEAAPKLDVSRATLHRIETGGGADVHFVRSAMDLYDSYEEELLELARAGRRRGWWKIYDVHDQGYIGMETEAVEVCEFQLSHLPGLLQTESYMRTVFEANNARWTEAEVANNIIVRKRRQDRLTDAQAPLRLTAVLDEAVLRRPIGGVEVMREQLRYLLERAELPTVSLQVIPFGPLPHPGMDGTFIILRFAEDEDPDLLYQESVTGSVQTEKPRQLRAARLAFDRLRSEALPPPESATFIAEVAAQL from the coding sequence GTGTGGACTCGCACCAGCCCGGTGCTCAGCAGGCGGCGGCTCGGCGCCCGGCTCAAGCGGTTGCGCGAGCGGCGGCGGATGAGCGTGGAGGAGGCCGCGCCGAAGCTGGACGTCTCCCGCGCCACCCTGCACCGGATCGAGACCGGTGGTGGTGCCGATGTGCACTTCGTCCGCTCCGCGATGGACCTCTACGACTCCTACGAGGAGGAGCTGCTGGAGCTGGCCCGCGCCGGGCGGCGCCGGGGCTGGTGGAAGATCTACGACGTGCACGACCAGGGCTACATCGGGATGGAGACCGAGGCCGTCGAGGTGTGCGAGTTCCAGCTCTCCCATCTACCGGGGCTGTTACAGACCGAGAGTTACATGCGGACCGTGTTCGAGGCGAACAACGCGCGGTGGACCGAGGCCGAGGTGGCGAACAACATCATCGTCCGCAAGCGGCGGCAGGACCGGCTCACCGACGCCCAGGCCCCGCTGCGGCTGACCGCGGTGCTGGACGAGGCCGTGCTGCGCCGCCCGATCGGCGGTGTCGAGGTGATGCGCGAGCAACTGCGGTACCTGCTGGAGCGGGCCGAGTTGCCCACCGTCTCGCTCCAGGTGATCCCGTTCGGGCCGCTGCCGCATCCGGGTATGGACGGCACCTTCATCATTCTGCGCTTCGCCGAGGACGAGGACCCGGACCTGCTCTACCAGGAGAGCGTCACCGGCTCGGTGCAAACGGAGAAACCGAGGCAACTGCGGGCTGCTAGGCTGGCCTTTGACCGGCTACGTTCCGAGGCGCTGCCGCCGCCGGAGTCGGCGACGTTCATCGCGGAGGTGGCCGCGCAGCTGTAG
- a CDS encoding lipase family protein, with protein MRDPLEDPRWRARLAENRAGARAPSTPVLLYHAAFDELIPYTTGRKLRDRYCGLGATVQWKTIPLAEHIVGVAVGGPIAMEWLGARFAGKPAGNSC; from the coding sequence ATGCGGGACCCGCTCGAAGATCCGCGCTGGCGGGCCAGGCTGGCCGAGAACCGGGCGGGCGCGCGGGCGCCGAGTACGCCGGTGCTGCTGTACCACGCGGCCTTCGACGAGCTGATCCCGTACACCACCGGCCGGAAACTGCGGGACCGCTACTGCGGGCTCGGTGCCACCGTGCAGTGGAAGACCATTCCGCTGGCCGAGCACATTGTCGGGGTCGCCGTGGGCGGGCCGATCGCGATGGAATGGCTCGGCGCGCGGTTCGCCGGCAAACCCGCAGGTAACTCCTGCTAG
- a CDS encoding TetR/AcrR family transcriptional regulator: protein MPSRSPRARMQPTARQRALLAELEELFLTEGFVHFTLEDLAARMRCSKSTLYALAPSKEQLAVRVVGHFFKGATERIERRVADLGDARKMIEIYLSGASEELGRATDTFMRDVADFAPARRTYQVNSEAAAARIREFIATGVADGVFRDVHAGLIAEMAGLLVEAIQTGVVGSRTGVSDAEAFTALADLLLGGIQRSDVRP from the coding sequence ATGCCGTCCAGGTCGCCGCGGGCCCGCATGCAGCCGACCGCCCGCCAGCGGGCCCTGCTCGCCGAGCTCGAGGAGCTGTTCCTCACCGAGGGGTTCGTGCACTTCACGCTCGAGGACCTGGCCGCGCGGATGCGTTGCTCGAAGTCCACGCTGTACGCGCTGGCCCCGAGCAAGGAGCAACTCGCCGTGCGGGTGGTCGGCCATTTCTTCAAGGGCGCGACCGAGCGGATCGAGCGGCGCGTGGCCGACCTCGGCGACGCGCGCAAGATGATCGAGATCTACCTCTCCGGTGCGTCCGAGGAACTGGGCCGGGCCACCGACACCTTCATGCGCGATGTCGCCGACTTCGCCCCGGCGCGCCGGACCTACCAGGTCAACTCCGAGGCGGCCGCCGCGCGGATCAGGGAGTTCATCGCCACCGGCGTCGCGGACGGGGTGTTCCGGGACGTGCACGCCGGGTTGATCGCGGAGATGGCCGGGTTGCTGGTGGAGGCCATCCAGACCGGGGTGGTCGGCTCCCGGACCGGGGTGTCCGACGCCGAGGCGTTCACCGCACTGGCCGATTTGTTGCTGGGCGGCATTCAGCGCTCAGATGTGCGGCCCTAG
- a CDS encoding MFS transporter has protein sequence MTDPGEAERRGARRGLGSIVVDTRPLRIPAFRRLWTSTAVTAVGSQLTSVAVPKQVFDLTGSSGYVGLASVVALVPLLIFGLWGGAIADTVDRRKLLLVTNIGIAVSVLLLWAQAFLEAGSVWLVFVLMATLQAFVAVNMPARSAMVARLVPADLLSSAVALNATTMVFGFVFGPMAAGALLPVLGLPALFLIDGAALLLMLPVVARLPALPPLNGATRRAGLRDVVDGFRYLAAKKILLASFLLDIIAMVVGMPRALFPEMAERTFGDPPGGGLALGWLYAAMAIGALACGLASGWLTRIARHGVGVTVAVCAWGITMIGFGLADSLWLAVVFLALGGVADFVSMVFRNAILQAAATDEMRGRLQGVNTVVVAGGPRLADGVHGWAGAAVGTTAATTGGGVLVVLCALGAVALLPAFWRYRSQAAG, from the coding sequence GTGACTGATCCGGGGGAGGCCGAGCGGCGCGGGGCTCGCCGGGGACTCGGTTCGATCGTGGTCGACACCCGCCCGCTGCGCATCCCGGCCTTCCGCAGGCTGTGGACCTCCACCGCGGTCACCGCGGTCGGCAGCCAGCTGACCTCGGTCGCGGTGCCCAAGCAGGTCTTCGACCTCACTGGATCCTCCGGCTACGTCGGGCTGGCCAGCGTGGTCGCCCTGGTCCCGTTGCTGATCTTCGGCTTGTGGGGCGGCGCCATCGCCGACACCGTGGACCGCCGCAAGCTGCTGCTGGTCACCAACATCGGTATCGCGGTGAGCGTGCTCCTGCTGTGGGCGCAGGCCTTCCTCGAGGCCGGGTCGGTGTGGCTGGTGTTCGTGCTGATGGCCACGCTGCAGGCGTTCGTCGCGGTGAACATGCCGGCCCGCAGCGCCATGGTCGCCCGCCTGGTGCCCGCCGACCTGCTGTCCTCGGCGGTCGCGTTGAACGCCACCACGATGGTGTTCGGCTTCGTGTTCGGCCCGATGGCGGCCGGGGCGCTGCTGCCCGTGCTCGGGCTGCCCGCGCTGTTCCTGATCGACGGTGCCGCGCTGCTGCTGATGCTGCCGGTGGTCGCCCGGCTGCCCGCGCTGCCGCCGCTGAACGGCGCGACCCGCCGCGCCGGGCTGCGCGATGTCGTCGACGGCTTCCGTTACCTGGCCGCGAAGAAGATCCTGCTGGCCTCCTTCCTGCTGGACATCATCGCGATGGTGGTCGGCATGCCGAGAGCGCTGTTCCCGGAGATGGCCGAGCGGACCTTCGGTGACCCGCCGGGCGGCGGGCTCGCGCTGGGCTGGCTGTACGCGGCCATGGCGATCGGCGCGCTGGCCTGCGGGCTCGCCTCCGGGTGGCTGACCCGGATCGCCCGGCACGGCGTCGGGGTCACCGTCGCGGTGTGTGCCTGGGGCATCACGATGATCGGGTTCGGCCTCGCCGACTCGCTCTGGCTCGCGGTGGTCTTCCTCGCCCTCGGCGGGGTGGCCGACTTCGTCAGCATGGTCTTCCGCAACGCGATCCTGCAGGCCGCCGCCACCGACGAGATGCGCGGCCGGCTGCAGGGGGTGAACACCGTGGTGGTCGCCGGCGGTCCGCGGCTCGCCGATGGGGTGCACGGCTGGGCGGGCGCCGCCGTGGGCACCACCGCGGCGACCACCGGCGGTGGTGTGCTGGTCGTGCTGTGCGCGCTCGGCGCCGTGGCGCTGCTGCCCGCGTTCTGGCGCTATCGCTCGCAGGCCGCCGGGTGA
- a CDS encoding TetR/AcrR family transcriptional regulator, with the protein MSPSARREQLITAALELFSTQPPERVSVDDIVAVAEVSRPLFYRYFANIRELHLAALRSVTDGLIDRLARHQEDAPPLERLRSSVRGLIAVADEYRAGYIALLRSGSVVATSETDAVVDRVRNRAVELILRYTGITEPSPLLLVTLRCWTAVVEGALLTWLQEGTPARAELAGWLVDQLVAMVSATAAHDPALAEWLAYSSETLSQPSISSGRRGPGPT; encoded by the coding sequence ATGTCACCTTCGGCCCGGCGGGAGCAGCTGATCACCGCCGCGCTGGAGCTGTTCAGCACCCAGCCGCCGGAACGGGTTTCGGTGGACGACATCGTGGCCGTGGCCGAGGTCTCCCGGCCGCTGTTCTATCGCTACTTCGCCAACATCCGTGAGCTGCACCTGGCCGCACTGCGGTCGGTGACCGACGGCCTGATCGACCGGCTGGCCCGGCACCAGGAGGACGCGCCACCGCTGGAGCGGCTGCGTTCCTCGGTCCGCGGGCTGATCGCGGTGGCGGACGAGTACCGTGCCGGGTACATCGCGCTGCTGCGCAGCGGGTCGGTGGTGGCCACCTCGGAGACCGACGCCGTGGTGGACCGGGTGCGCAACCGGGCGGTGGAGCTGATCCTGCGGTACACCGGGATCACCGAACCGTCCCCGCTGCTGCTGGTCACCCTGCGCTGCTGGACGGCGGTGGTGGAGGGTGCGTTGCTCACCTGGTTACAGGAGGGCACCCCGGCCAGGGCCGAACTGGCAGGCTGGCTGGTCGACCAGCTCGTGGCTATGGTCTCCGCCACCGCGGCCCACGATCCCGCGCTGGCGGAATGGCTCGCCTACAGCAGCGAGACGCTGTCCCAGCCCTCGATCTCCTCCGGCCGGCGCGGGCCGGGGCCGACGTAG
- a CDS encoding aldose 1-epimerase family protein: MANPTGEQFELTMGRARAVVTEVGAGLRAFEVGGTPYLETFDPADRPPKGAGQVLLPWPNRTKDARWTHQGEEQQLEVTEPARGNAIHGLTRHREWTLLEHAESSITMAIDIEDEPGWPVPLRAQITYALAPRELTVTHEVRNTGEQEVGFGVGTHPYLRIGDLPTDDLTLTLPASRVRPYLAEEQLPYAEEQDVEGTEYDLRAGRPLAELDLDTAFGGLAPGEDGRHHHLLTHGGTALEVWTDPDFGWVQVFTPDDLVGRGRAVAIEPMTCPADALNSGTDLITLAAGESWQGSWGILLRERA, from the coding sequence ATGGCGAATCCGACCGGGGAACAGTTCGAACTCACCATGGGCCGTGCCCGCGCGGTGGTCACCGAGGTCGGCGCGGGCCTGCGCGCCTTCGAGGTCGGCGGCACGCCGTACCTGGAGACCTTCGACCCGGCGGACCGCCCGCCGAAGGGCGCGGGCCAGGTGCTGCTGCCCTGGCCCAACCGCACCAAGGACGCGCGCTGGACCCACCAGGGCGAGGAGCAGCAGCTCGAGGTCACCGAGCCCGCCCGGGGCAACGCCATACACGGCCTGACCCGGCACCGGGAATGGACGCTGCTGGAGCACGCCGAATCGTCCATCACCATGGCGATCGACATCGAGGACGAACCCGGCTGGCCGGTGCCGCTGCGGGCGCAGATCACCTACGCGCTCGCGCCCCGGGAGCTGACCGTGACCCACGAGGTGCGCAACACCGGGGAGCAGGAGGTCGGCTTCGGCGTGGGCACCCATCCCTACCTCCGGATCGGTGATCTCCCCACCGACGACCTCACCCTCACCCTGCCGGCGAGCAGGGTGCGTCCCTACCTGGCGGAGGAGCAGCTGCCCTACGCCGAGGAGCAGGACGTCGAGGGCACCGAGTACGACCTGCGGGCGGGACGGCCGCTGGCGGAGCTCGACCTGGACACCGCTTTCGGCGGTCTGGCCCCCGGCGAGGACGGCCGCCATCACCACCTGCTCACGCACGGCGGCACCGCGCTGGAGGTGTGGACCGACCCGGACTTCGGCTGGGTGCAGGTGTTCACGCCGGACGACCTCGTGGGCCGGGGACGTGCCGTGGCGATCGAGCCGATGACCTGCCCGGCCGACGCGCTGAACTCCGGTACCGACCTGATCACCCTGGCGGCGGGGGAGTCCTGGCAGGGGAGTTGGGGGATCCTGCTGCGCGAGCGGGCCTAG
- a CDS encoding DUF397 domain-containing protein has protein sequence MSTVDLSFAEWRRSSYSNGGGNAACVEVAFAAEVVAVRDSKLPSGGALLLSEAAWGALRAVAAR, from the coding sequence GTGTCCACTGTAGACCTCTCGTTCGCCGAGTGGCGCAGGAGCAGCTACAGCAACGGCGGTGGGAACGCGGCCTGTGTCGAGGTCGCCTTCGCCGCCGAGGTGGTCGCGGTACGGGACTCCAAGCTGCCCTCGGGCGGCGCCCTGCTCCTCTCCGAAGCGGCCTGGGGTGCCTTGCGCGCGGTGGCCGCTCGGTAG
- a CDS encoding TetR/AcrR family transcriptional regulator, with amino-acid sequence MPRRTDTRQRMLDTAAALFRTKGYHATGLNQLVSAGGAPKGSVYFHFPGGKEQLATEALDAAARHLCERLREIFTGTASTAEAIDTVVETLGAELLASDFQRGCPLATVALEATDSEPIRQSCAAGYLSWQEVVTDHLAGQGIDRERASSLAGVAIAGIEGGLLLARTQRDLEPLRTVGRHLRATLDKEFS; translated from the coding sequence ATGCCTCGCCGTACCGACACCCGGCAGCGGATGCTGGACACCGCCGCCGCCCTTTTCCGCACCAAGGGCTACCACGCCACCGGGCTGAACCAGCTGGTCAGCGCGGGCGGAGCACCGAAGGGGTCGGTGTACTTCCACTTCCCCGGCGGCAAGGAGCAACTGGCCACCGAGGCACTGGACGCCGCGGCCCGGCACCTGTGCGAGCGGCTGCGGGAGATCTTCACCGGCACCGCGAGCACCGCCGAGGCAATCGACACCGTGGTGGAGACCCTCGGCGCCGAACTACTGGCCTCCGACTTCCAGCGCGGCTGTCCACTCGCGACGGTCGCGCTGGAGGCCACGGACAGCGAGCCGATCCGGCAATCCTGCGCCGCGGGCTACCTCTCCTGGCAGGAGGTCGTCACCGACCACCTCGCCGGGCAGGGAATCGACCGCGAGCGGGCGAGCTCGCTCGCCGGTGTCGCCATCGCGGGTATCGAGGGCGGGCTACTGCTCGCCAGGACCCAACGCGACCTGGAACCACTGCGCACGGTGGGTCGCCACCTGCGCGCCACCCTGGACAAGGAGTTCTCCTGA
- a CDS encoding MBL fold metallo-hydrolase, which translates to MRVHHLNCGTLRPLGGRLVDGQGGFLHQAEMVCHCLLIETGSGLVLVDTGLGEQGMRRPREWFGAQFSTLINPQADLEQTPAAQIRALGLDPAEVRHVVLTHLDLDHAGGLADFPEATVHVYAEELRAATAPATQLARTRYRDIQFRHEPRWASYAEPGENWFGFQAVRQLDGLPPEILLVPLAGHTAGHAGVAVDTGAGWLLHAGDAYFYHGQMDPIRPHCTPALSVFQVLMQTDGAKRRENLARLQELAATHTDEVTMFSAHSAVELRQSRRTAA; encoded by the coding sequence ATGCGCGTTCACCATCTCAACTGCGGCACCCTGCGCCCACTCGGCGGGCGGCTGGTCGACGGCCAGGGCGGCTTCCTGCACCAGGCCGAGATGGTCTGCCACTGCCTGCTGATCGAGACCGGGTCCGGGCTGGTACTGGTGGACACCGGGCTCGGCGAACAGGGGATGCGGCGCCCCCGCGAGTGGTTCGGTGCCCAGTTCAGCACCCTGATCAACCCGCAGGCCGACCTGGAGCAGACCCCGGCCGCGCAGATCCGCGCCCTCGGGCTCGACCCGGCCGAGGTGCGGCATGTCGTGCTCACCCACCTCGACCTGGACCACGCAGGCGGGCTGGCCGACTTCCCGGAGGCCACCGTGCACGTGTACGCCGAGGAACTGCGGGCGGCGACCGCGCCGGCGACCCAGCTCGCCCGTACCCGGTACCGCGATATCCAGTTCCGGCACGAACCGCGCTGGGCCAGCTACGCCGAACCGGGCGAGAACTGGTTCGGATTCCAGGCGGTCCGGCAACTGGACGGCCTGCCGCCGGAGATCCTGCTTGTCCCGCTTGCCGGGCACACCGCGGGCCATGCCGGGGTGGCGGTGGACACCGGCGCCGGCTGGCTGCTGCACGCAGGGGACGCCTACTTCTACCACGGGCAAATGGATCCGATCCGTCCACATTGTACTCCCGCGCTGAGCGTGTTCCAGGTGCTGATGCAGACCGACGGCGCCAAGCGCAGGGAGAACCTGGCGCGGTTGCAGGAACTCGCGGCCACGCACACCGACGAGGTGACTATGTTCTCCGCGCACAGCGCCGTGGAGCTGCGCCAGTCCCGGCGCACCGCGGCCTGA
- the pdxH gene encoding pyridoxamine 5'-phosphate oxidase, translating to MPEFDDVDTMGDRGDLALCLPGMRVSYESEPLEEAALAGTWTEQLQHWLDQAVSAGVAEPNAMVLATADAEGRPSSRTVLCKGLDPRGVVFYTNYTSAKSHDLTVTRYASVTFPWYALHRQVTVRGEVEKVDVSETAAYWASRPRGSQLGAWASPQSRVVGGRRELDNALHSVQRRFADVEQVPFPPHWGGWRIRPDLVEFWQGRQDRMHDRLRYVRTEDGWALERIAP from the coding sequence ATGCCGGAGTTCGACGACGTGGACACGATGGGCGACCGCGGTGACCTGGCCTTGTGCCTGCCCGGTATGCGGGTCTCCTACGAGAGCGAGCCGCTGGAGGAGGCCGCACTGGCCGGGACCTGGACCGAGCAGCTACAGCACTGGCTGGACCAGGCGGTGTCCGCGGGCGTCGCGGAGCCGAACGCGATGGTGCTCGCCACCGCCGACGCCGAGGGGCGGCCCTCCTCGCGCACGGTCCTGTGCAAGGGGCTGGACCCGCGCGGGGTGGTCTTCTACACCAACTACACCTCGGCCAAGAGCCACGACCTGACCGTCACCCGGTATGCCTCGGTGACCTTCCCCTGGTACGCGCTGCACCGCCAGGTGACCGTGCGCGGCGAGGTGGAGAAGGTGGACGTCTCGGAGACCGCCGCCTACTGGGCCTCCCGGCCGCGCGGCTCGCAGCTCGGCGCCTGGGCGTCCCCGCAGTCGCGGGTGGTCGGGGGCAGGCGCGAGCTGGACAACGCGCTGCACAGCGTCCAGCGCCGGTTCGCCGACGTCGAGCAGGTGCCCTTCCCGCCGCACTGGGGCGGCTGGCGGATCCGTCCCGACCTGGTCGAGTTCTGGCAGGGGCGGCAGGACCGCATGCACGACCGCCTGCGCTACGTCCGCACCGAGGACGGCTGGGCCCTGGAGCGTATCGCCCCCTGA
- a CDS encoding acyl-CoA dehydrogenase family protein, with translation MPADRLLPDTEAEDLLALARELATEELAPLAAEYEEAERFPREQFRLLGKSGLLGLPYSQRWGGGELPYEVYLQVLEEIAAAWMSVGVGLSVHTMSCFALAHYGTDTQRDRWLPEMLEGGLLGAYALSEPQAGSDAAALSTRARRDGEEYVVNGTKAWTTHGGVADFYTTMVRTGTPDDGGRGISCLLVGGETAGLSAAPPERKMGLTGSPTTQLAFSDARVGADRLIGAEGEGLKIALASLSSGRLGIAACSVGLAQAALDEAVSYARGRTQFGQSIADFQGIEFLLADMAAAVDSARATYLDAARRRDRGLPFQRQASVAKLIATDAAMRVTTDAVQVLGGAGYTRDFPVERYMREAKVPQIFEGTNQIQRLVIARELKKS, from the coding sequence ATGCCCGCCGACCGACTGCTGCCCGACACCGAGGCCGAGGACCTGCTCGCGCTCGCGCGCGAGTTGGCAACGGAGGAGCTGGCCCCGCTGGCGGCCGAGTACGAGGAGGCGGAGCGCTTCCCGCGGGAGCAGTTCCGGCTGCTCGGCAAGTCGGGGCTGCTGGGGTTGCCGTACTCACAGCGCTGGGGCGGCGGCGAGTTGCCGTACGAGGTCTACCTGCAGGTACTGGAGGAGATCGCGGCCGCGTGGATGTCGGTCGGGGTGGGGCTGTCGGTGCACACGATGTCCTGCTTCGCGCTGGCCCACTACGGCACCGACACGCAGCGCGACCGCTGGCTGCCGGAGATGCTGGAAGGCGGGTTGCTCGGTGCGTACGCGCTGTCCGAGCCGCAGGCCGGTTCCGATGCGGCGGCGCTGAGCACCCGGGCGCGGCGGGACGGCGAGGAGTACGTGGTCAACGGCACCAAGGCCTGGACGACCCACGGCGGCGTGGCCGACTTCTACACCACGATGGTGCGCACCGGCACCCCGGACGACGGCGGCAGGGGGATCAGCTGCCTGCTGGTGGGCGGCGAGACCGCTGGGCTGTCCGCCGCACCTCCCGAACGCAAGATGGGCCTGACCGGCTCCCCCACCACCCAGCTCGCCTTCTCCGACGCGCGGGTGGGCGCCGACCGGCTGATCGGGGCCGAGGGCGAAGGGCTCAAGATCGCACTGGCCTCGCTCAGCTCGGGCAGGCTGGGGATCGCGGCCTGCTCGGTCGGCCTCGCCCAGGCGGCACTGGACGAGGCGGTGAGCTACGCCAGGGGCCGCACCCAGTTCGGCCAGTCGATCGCCGACTTCCAGGGCATCGAGTTCCTGCTCGCCGATATGGCCGCGGCGGTGGACTCCGCCAGGGCCACCTACCTGGACGCGGCCCGCCGTCGCGACCGCGGGCTGCCGTTCCAGCGGCAGGCCTCGGTGGCGAAGCTGATCGCCACCGACGCCGCCATGCGGGTGACCACCGACGCGGTGCAGGTACTCGGGGGCGCGGGCTACACCCGGGACTTCCCGGTGGAGCGGTACATGCGCGAGGCCAAGGTGCCGCAGATCTTCGAGGGCACCAACCAGATCCAGCGCCTGGTCATCGCCCGCGAGCTGAAGAAGTCCTGA
- a CDS encoding amidohydrolase produces MQSAITGGYVVPVEGHPIEGGTVLIEDGRILAVGTGAEVDVPEGANLIDASGCWVLPGFIDAHAHLGVHEDGEGWSGDDTNEMTDPNGARFRAIDGIDPNDVGFDDALAGGVTSVVVKPGSGNPIGGQTVGVKTWGRTALDMVFAEAVSVKSALGENPKRIYGNKDKTPSTRLGVAAIIREAFTKARNYAAQRDHARAEGKPFDTDLTLEALVRVLDGELAWDQHTHRADDIVTAIRLAEEFGYRLVVNHGTEGHLIADLLAERDVPVILGPLFTSRVKVEVRNRSLRSAGILARAGVRLAITTDHPVIPINFLVYQAALAVKDGLDADTALRALTVNPAAILGLDDRIGALKPGLDADIAIWSGDPLDVMNRAMRVLVGGREVYRFNESTGEGEVTSRAYQEA; encoded by the coding sequence ATGCAGAGCGCGATCACTGGCGGGTACGTGGTGCCGGTCGAAGGGCATCCCATCGAAGGCGGCACGGTGCTGATCGAGGACGGCCGGATCCTCGCCGTGGGTACCGGGGCCGAGGTGGACGTGCCCGAGGGCGCGAACCTCATCGACGCGTCCGGTTGCTGGGTGCTGCCAGGGTTCATCGACGCGCACGCGCATCTCGGCGTGCACGAGGACGGTGAGGGCTGGTCCGGCGACGACACCAACGAGATGACCGATCCCAACGGCGCCCGGTTCCGCGCCATCGACGGCATCGACCCGAACGACGTGGGCTTCGACGACGCGCTGGCAGGCGGGGTCACCAGCGTGGTGGTCAAGCCCGGCTCGGGCAACCCGATCGGCGGGCAGACCGTCGGCGTCAAGACCTGGGGGCGCACCGCGCTGGACATGGTCTTCGCCGAGGCGGTGAGCGTGAAGAGCGCGCTGGGGGAGAACCCGAAACGGATCTACGGCAACAAGGACAAGACCCCGTCCACCCGGCTCGGGGTGGCCGCGATCATCCGGGAGGCGTTCACCAAGGCGCGCAACTACGCGGCGCAGCGCGATCACGCCCGCGCCGAGGGCAAGCCCTTCGACACCGACCTGACCCTGGAGGCACTGGTCAGGGTGCTGGACGGGGAACTGGCCTGGGACCAGCACACGCACCGCGCCGACGACATCGTCACCGCCATCCGGCTCGCCGAGGAGTTCGGTTACCGGCTGGTGGTCAACCACGGCACCGAGGGGCACCTGATCGCCGACCTGCTCGCCGAACGGGATGTCCCGGTGATTCTCGGGCCACTGTTCACCTCGCGGGTGAAGGTGGAGGTGCGCAACCGCAGCCTGCGCTCGGCCGGCATCCTCGCCCGCGCAGGGGTGCGGCTGGCGATCACCACCGACCACCCGGTCATCCCGATCAACTTCCTCGTCTACCAGGCGGCGCTGGCGGTCAAGGACGGCCTGGACGCGGATACCGCGCTGCGCGCGCTGACCGTCAACCCGGCGGCGATCCTCGGCCTCGATGACCGGATCGGCGCGCTGAAACCCGGCCTGGACGCCGATATCGCCATCTGGTCCGGTGACCCGCTGGACGTCATGAACCGGGCCATGCGCGTCCTCGTCGGCGGTCGCGAGGTCTACCGCTTCAACGAGTCCACCGGCGAAGGCGAGGTCACCTCCCGCGCCTACCAGGAGGCGTGA
- a CDS encoding citrate synthase 2 codes for MPVSNSQTTTPAGQPDDGFRPGLEGVVAARTEIAEPDRDGGALRYRGVDIEDLAGKVSFGDVWALLVDGRFGRGLPPAEAFPIPVHTGDVRVDVQAALAMLAPIWGYQPLLDIPDETARDQLARASVMALSYVAQSARGVGHPAVPQSRVDEATSITERFLVRWRGDPDPAHVKALDAYWVSAAEHGLNASTFTARVIASTGADVAACLSGAIGAMSGPLHGGAPARVLPMIAEVEQTGDARTVVKGILDRKERLMGFGHRVYRAEDPRARALRRTCRELGAERYEVAAALEQAALAELRERRPDRAIETNVEFWAAVILDFAQVPPHMMPAMFTSARTAGWAAHILEQKQTGRLVRPSATYVGPGPRRPEEIEGWDSVSLL; via the coding sequence GTGCCTGTCTCGAACAGTCAGACCACGACACCCGCAGGGCAGCCGGACGACGGCTTCCGTCCTGGCCTGGAAGGTGTCGTCGCGGCCCGCACCGAGATCGCCGAGCCCGACCGGGACGGTGGTGCCCTGCGTTACCGGGGCGTCGATATCGAGGACCTCGCGGGCAAGGTGTCCTTCGGCGACGTCTGGGCGCTGCTCGTCGACGGACGCTTCGGGCGCGGCCTTCCGCCCGCGGAGGCCTTCCCGATCCCGGTGCACACTGGCGACGTGCGAGTGGACGTGCAGGCCGCGCTGGCCATGCTCGCGCCGATCTGGGGCTACCAGCCGCTGCTGGACATTCCCGACGAGACCGCGCGCGACCAGCTCGCCCGCGCCTCGGTGATGGCGCTGTCCTACGTGGCCCAGTCCGCCCGTGGGGTCGGCCACCCCGCGGTGCCGCAGTCCAGGGTGGACGAGGCGACCTCGATCACCGAGCGGTTCCTGGTGCGCTGGCGCGGCGACCCGGACCCGGCGCACGTCAAGGCGCTGGACGCGTACTGGGTATCGGCGGCCGAGCACGGCCTGAACGCCTCCACCTTCACCGCGCGGGTGATCGCCTCCACCGGTGCCGATGTCGCGGCCTGCCTTTCCGGTGCGATCGGCGCGATGTCCGGGCCGCTGCACGGCGGTGCCCCGGCCAGGGTGCTGCCGATGATCGCCGAGGTGGAGCAGACCGGGGACGCCCGCACCGTGGTCAAGGGCATTCTGGACCGCAAGGAGCGGCTGATGGGCTTCGGGCACCGGGTGTACCGGGCCGAGGACCCCAGGGCGAGGGCGCTGCGGCGCACCTGCCGCGAGCTCGGCGCCGAGCGTTACGAGGTGGCGGCCGCGCTGGAGCAGGCGGCGCTGGCCGAGCTGCGCGAACGCCGCCCGGACCGGGCGATCGAGACCAATGTCGAGTTCTGGGCCGCGGTGATCCTGGACTTCGCGCAGGTGCCGCCGCACATGATGCCCGCGATGTTCACCTCGGCCCGCACCGCGGGCTGGGCCGCGCACATCCTGGAGCAGAAGCAGACCGGCAGGCTGGTCCGCCCCTCGGCGACCTACGTCGGCCCCGGCCCGCGCCGGCCGGAGGAGATCGAGGGCTGGGACAGCGTCTCGCTGCTGTAG